The Podospora pseudocomata strain CBS 415.72m chromosome 1 map unlocalized CBS415.72m_1, whole genome shotgun sequence genome has a segment encoding these proteins:
- a CDS encoding uncharacterized protein (COG:K; EggNog:ENOG503P2G5) produces the protein MKMSDGEGSNRTSPPRTGQHRSSRSGSQEDSRRSSEPPASRGQRLGSVVSMSESQYSTATTPGASHASPRDEPIHSPTISKTERHERSPALNSMEAPSQRTQNWRDEPPNMQRHLPSLSDVFEGQRFPGGMHSVEMNGYRFPREPLPSPNGHPGRIEGGDNRPPTLKSEQSTSGSTSSGSPFGQPRTPVDGQLPIHALLTSKPDHFDLSQPQHQQYPLQQRPPHIFQGGPYPSGAGTLPAINGYARPVLSQPPVTAQSSSAGYPSLASAQAPAHPRQSRHPHPQAGNPDAARLDGMSALLQAGEIVNRRAQ, from the exons ATGAAAATGTCTGATGGTGAAGGTTCCAACCGCACGAGCCCCCCAAGGACTGGTCAACATCGCTCCAGCAGAAGCGGCAGCCAAGAGGACAGCCGCAGAAGCAGCGAACCCCCAGCAAGCCGGGGACAGAGGCTTGGATCAGTCGTGTCGATGAGCGAATCTCAGTACTCGACTGCCACAACCCCTGGAGCTTCTCACGCCTCGCCAAGAGACGAGCCGATACACTCGCCCACGATCAGCAAAACCGAGCGCCACGAACGATCCCCCGCGCTCAACTCGATGGAGGCACCGAGTCAACGAACCCAAAATTGGAGGGACGAGCCACCCAACATGCAGAGGCACCTCCCATCCTTGTCGGACGTTTTCGAAGGTCAGAGATTTCCAGGTGGAATGCACTCGGTCGAGATGAATGGGTATCGGTTCCCGCGCGAGCCTCTACCAAGCCCAAACGGCCACCCAGGCCGCATCGAGGGTGGCGATAACCGgccaccaaccctcaagaGCGAGCAGTCGACGTCTGGGAGCACATCCTCGGGCTCGCCTTTTGGCCAGCCAAGAACGCCAGTCGATGGCCAGCTGCCAATACACGCGCTGCTGACATCGAAACCAGACCATTTCGATCTCAGCCAGCCGCAACACCAACAGTACCCCCTACAGCAACGACCGCCACATATCTTTCAGGGTGGTCCATACCCCAGTGGTGCCGGTACTTTGCCAGCAATTAATG GTTATGCCAGGCCCGTCCTTTCGCAACCGCCAGTAACCGCACAATCCTCCAGCGCGGGTTACCCCTCGCTAGCATCAGCTCAAGCAccagctcatcctcgacAGTCCagacatccccatccccaagctGGGAACCCAGATGCCGCCAGACTCGACGGTATGAGCGCGTTACTGCAAGCCGGCGAGATTGTCAACCGTCGAGCCCAATAG
- a CDS encoding uncharacterized protein (COG:K; EggNog:ENOG503P2G5): MTQLLSTVFGELGLAQYLDAFLEQGFDTWETILDITESDLRIANTRGIAPDASLVSPTQPSIEELRLQDAQRPDASRQDARDAGVLVVTKRKYRRHPKPDENAPERPPSAYVLFSNKMREELKGRNLSFTEIAKLVGENWQSLNASEKEPYESQAQAIKEKYLSDLAEYKKTPEYKKYMLYLQEFKAKHGSPPQGMLRKYLHLG, encoded by the exons ATGACGCAACTACTGTCGACCGTTTTTGGAGAGCTGGGCCTTGCCCAGTACTTGGATGCGTTCCTCGAGCAAGGGTTTGACACATGGGAAACCATTTTGGATATTACCGAGTCCGATCT ACGGATTGCGAATACAAGGGGCATTGCGCCGGATGCTTCTCTCGTCTCGCCCACCCAGCCAAGCATTGAAGAACTGAGACTTCAAGACGCGCAGAGGCCGGATGCCTCCAGGCAAGATGCCCGGGACGCAGGTGTCCTTGTGGTCACCAAACGGAAATACCGTCGTCATCCCAAA CCTGACGAAAATGCGCCAGAGCGGCCGCCCTCGGCTTACGTGCTCTTCTCAAACAAGATGCGCGAGGAGCTGAAGGGTCGAAATTTATCATTTACCGAGATCGCCAAACTTGTTGGCGAGAACTGGCAAAGCCTCAATGCTTCTGAAAAGGAGCCCTATGAGTCCCAAGCGCAGGCGATCAAGGAGAAGTACCTAAGCGATCTTGCCGAGTACAAAAAAACTCCCGAGTACAAGAAGTACATGCTGTACCTGCAAGAATTCAAAGCCAAGCATGGCTCTCCCCCTCAAGGTATGTTGCGCAAGTATCTGCACTTGGGCTAG